The Gemmatimonadota bacterium genome includes the window TGGGGATGTGGTGTCAACGGATGAGATGGGAGATGTGCCTTCGCGTTTGCCCATTCCGCCCAATTTGTTTGTTGCAGGTACGGTTAATATGGATGAGACGACGTATGCGTTTAGTCCCAAGGTGCTGGACAGGGCAAATACGGTTGCTTTTGATCGCGTTGATCTGGGGTTGTCGGATTATGATCCCGAGGTGCAGATTGATTCGACGGCTCTGCGCGCCCTCGGTTCAGCACTTATTGACCGTCCCTATCGGCAGTTGGAAGATGTTCGCCACCGCGATGAGGTTGTTGCGTGGAATGAGCCGTTGGAGGAGATTAACGCGGTGCTCGCGAAGGAGGATTTGCATTTTGGCTATCGCATTCGCGATGAGGTTCTCATCTATATGGCGTATGCGCTGGATTTGATTGAGGGGCTGCCTTCAAATGCGCCGGCGTTTACGCCCCGAGATGCTTTTGATTATCAGATTTTACAAAAAATTCTCCCACGCCTGTCCGGCGCAGGAGATGAACTTGCCGGTCTGCTGGACGCGCTGATCGCTTTTTGCGATGCCACCTATCCCCGCTCAACACACAAACTCCAGCGCGTGAAACGCCGTCTTGAACTCACGGGGTTTGTCAGTTTTTGGTAGGTTCTATTGTATGACAGACCTCGGTGTTGCATTGAGGCGCGTTACGACGATGCGCTCTCGGTCGATCAATGTACCTACCTGGTCGCTCAATGTGTCGGTCCAATACGGGTCTTCATAGACGGCTTTGTAGAGTTGCTCTCTTTGTTCTTCGCTCTCAAATCGGCGAATCCACACGTAGAGGTCTTCTTCTTCTTCGCCGACAAAGCTGCCTATGACGACCATGCCTTTTGATATTTGAAATGGGATGATTTCACTTTCCATAAATGCAACCCATTCTTCGCGTTTTCCCGGTTGGGTGCGATATTGACGTAGTTCAAAGAACATGTTTTTCTCCTTTGTGAGTGTTGTGAGGGGAATAATGAGACGATTTATTCCAAAGTAAAAAAAGATGTGGTTTCGCTTTGCTCAAATCTCAAAATTGCATCGTGATGTGTGCGAAGAAGAGATAAAATTGTGTTCGTTGAACAATTGCCTAAGCGAAGCCAAATGACTTTGGGCGGATGACCATATAGAAAGCTTTTTTGGTGAAAGTCCGAGTCTTTGGAAACAATGACATAGCCGTTTTGGGCTGCATAATCCCAAATATCCGAGTCATCCGCTTCTTCCATGCCTATATCTCGGATGTGTGAAGAATTCGGATACAGGTCCTTCAAGTCTGTAACCAATCTGTAAGAGAGGTTTTGATCGAAGAGAAATCTCATGTCGAAGAAACAGACATAAGTCTGCGCTCTCGGTCTGCAGCAAATGCCAGGCAGGCGCGGATGTCTTCTCGTGTAAGTTCGGGAAAATCGCTCAATATTTCTTCAACAGACATGTCTGAGGCAAGATAGTCAAGTACGTCATAAACGGTGATCCGCATGCCGCGAATACACGGTTTTCCACTGCGTTTGCCCGGTTCAATGGTGATGATGTCTTGATAGTCCATTGTCTTCCTTTTTTTGAGACGATTTAAATCTGTTCATACCACCGCACATTGCCCGTTGACATGCCGCTTGCGGCGATGTCCAATTTGCCGTTGCCGCTGAGATCTGCGATTGCCATTTGCCCCATGCCAATGCGGTTGTCAATTTGTTCAATGTGCCAGGTGTCTGTTTCTAAATTTTCTGGGCGATAGATGTTGAGGGCTGTGCCGGGTCCGTTGTATCCGGCGATGACTTCCAGTGCGTTGTCGCTGTCTATGTCGCCACACCAGAGCGAATGTCCGCGGTTGAGTTTGTCGCTGATCAGATGCCGTTCCCAGGCGTCTGCTCGGATGTCGCCGGTGGCTTTGTACCAGACGAGTTCATTGCCGTGCCAGGGTTCGATAGAGAGTATTTCATTGATGCCATCGCCATCCATATCTACGGCAAAGGTTTCACTGCTTTCGCGGGGGCTTATGGTCCATCGGTTCCATTTTTCCTCGAATCCATCCCCTTTGGGCGGTTCAAACCAGATCAGGCCGTCACGCGTGCCGAGCAGTAAGTCCAGGCGGCCATCGCCATCTACGTCGCATACGCTCAGGCCGTGGTTGAGTCTCAATTGCCCGTCGATTAACCGCTTTTCCCACGGTTCATTTACCGGGTCTTGTGGTATGCGGTAACACCACAGTTCCCCCGGCGCATCAAAGTCGTTGATCTGGCTTCCCGGTCCTTGCAGTGTTGCGACAAATAGCAGGGGTTGATTGTTGACATCTACCATTGCAATGCGGTGTGAATAGGGTACCCAGTCGATGAAGTGCTGTGTCCAGATGTCGCTTTCTTCAGATGCTTGAAACCAGTGCAGATATTCCGGCGGTATCCGCTGTCTTCGTCCAAATCCGCTGCTCGCAATGACGTCTTTGCGACCGTTGCTCGTGATGTCGAATACCGATAGTGAGATGGTGCCGGGGTGCGCTTCTGATATGATTTGTTTTTCAAAATGGGGTCCTTCGTACAGGGCGATCATCGAGGTTCCCATAGAACCGGCTACGATGTCCAGGTATCCGTTGTTTGTGACATCGGCGACTGTCATGCCATAGGCGCTGCGGATGTTGTCGTCTATTTCGTGAATTATGAACATTTGTTTTCCTATTTTGACGGTTCTCCTTATCGGTCGTGGTTCAATATACCGCGTGTTCAGGGTAAAATCAAATGTAGATCGCCGAATTCGTGCCACAAATAATTTTTGTTGAGTGCGGCTTCATAGGTCAGTTTGAGGTGATCTAATCCCGCCAATGCCTGGAGCATGGATAGATGTGTGGCACTCGGTTCGTGCATTCCGGTGAGTAAGCTATCTACGGTCTGCATGGTGTGACCGGGTGAGATTATCAGGGATGTCCATCCTTCGCCCTGAGAGACTTGTCCGGTTTTGTCGGCGACGGTTTCGAGTGCGCGCACGACTGTTGTGCCAACGGCGATGATTCGTCCGCCGTTTTTTCGCGCGTTGTTGATTGTCCGCGCTGTTTCGGCTGGTACGCGGTAGTATTCCTCATAAGGCGGTTCATCGGCTTCCAGGCTCGCCACGCCGGTGTGCAAGATCAGGGGGGCAATTTGTATGCCTTTTGCGACTAATTTTGTGATGATTTTGGGTGTGAATGCTCTGCCTGCTGATGGCATTTCAGCGCTGCCTACTTCTGTTGCATATACGGTTTGATAATAGTCGATAGGCCAGTCGTTTTGCACATAGCCATACCGGATGGGCATGCCGTATATGTCCAGGTAGGTGTCCAGGTCATAGGGCAGGTTCAGGGTTGCTACCCACAGGCGAACAGAAGCGTCGGGGTTGTGCCGCAGTTCGGGGCGATAGGGGGCGTGTAGTTGTGCTGATCCACTACCGGGTAATGTGAAGATTTCGCCTGCCTGTGCGTGGTAAAACGGTTGCGTTGCGATACCGTTGGGTTGACGTATTTCAACTGCCCACATGTCGGCGGGCAGTTGCGTTGATAGATGCAGTCTGAGTTCTGT containing:
- a CDS encoding NIPSNAP family protein, whose translation is MFFELRQYRTQPGKREEWVAFMESEIIPFQISKGMVVIGSFVGEEEEDLYVWIRRFESEEQREQLYKAVYEDPYWTDTLSDQVGTLIDRERIVVTRLNATPRSVIQ
- a CDS encoding DUF5615 family PIN-like protein, whose product is MRFLFDQNLSYRLVTDLKDLYPNSSHIRDIGMEEADDSDIWDYAAQNGYVIVSKDSDFHQKSFLYGHPPKVIWLRLGNCSTNTILSLLRTHHDAILRFEQSETTSFFTLE
- a CDS encoding DUF433 domain-containing protein, with product MDYQDIITIEPGKRSGKPCIRGMRITVYDVLDYLASDMSVEEILSDFPELTREDIRACLAFAADRERRLMSVSST
- a CDS encoding VCBS repeat-containing protein, with the translated sequence MFIIHEIDDNIRSAYGMTVADVTNNGYLDIVAGSMGTSMIALYEGPHFEKQIISEAHPGTISLSVFDITSNGRKDVIASSGFGRRQRIPPEYLHWFQASEESDIWTQHFIDWVPYSHRIAMVDVNNQPLLFVATLQGPGSQINDFDAPGELWCYRIPQDPVNEPWEKRLIDGQLRLNHGLSVCDVDGDGRLDLLLGTRDGLIWFEPPKGDGFEEKWNRWTISPRESSETFAVDMDGDGINEILSIEPWHGNELVWYKATGDIRADAWERHLISDKLNRGHSLWCGDIDSDNALEVIAGYNGPGTALNIYRPENLETDTWHIEQIDNRIGMGQMAIADLSGNGKLDIAASGMSTGNVRWYEQI
- a CDS encoding S-adenosylmethionine:tRNA ribosyltransferase-isomerase, which translates into the protein MSIIPNTVLPITMMDSKLDSLIFDLPSNLEAGEPPEARGLSRDQVRLMVSWQKNDAIEHIAFRDLPDVLHAGDVVVINTSGTRKASLPIIRPDGTELRLHLSTQLPADMWAVEIRQPNGIATQPFYHAQAGEIFTLPGSGSAQLHAPYRPELRHNPDASVRLWVATLNLPYDLDTYLDIYGMPIRYGYVQNDWPIDYYQTVYATEVGSAEMPSAGRAFTPKIITKLVAKGIQIAPLILHTGVASLEADEPPYEEYYRVPAETARTINNARKNGGRIIAVGTTVVRALETVADKTGQVSQGEGWTSLIISPGHTMQTVDSLLTGMHEPSATHLSMLQALAGLDHLKLTYEAALNKNYLWHEFGDLHLILP